Part of the Brevibacillus brevis genome is shown below.
TTCCTTTTGCGGCGCTTCCCAAATGAGCCTGCTCGCCTGTTCGCCTGCCGCGCTGGCGATCTCCCGGACGAATCCGCAGTCCGCACAGCCATTCTTGTCAAAAATCCCAACCGTGCCGCTTTCGCGTGCCTCGACGATGACATGGCTGGCTCCTGCCGCCAGATCCGCCTGCAGCGTCTCCAGCAGCTCATCGAGTTCTGTACGGTAATCCGCCGCTTTCTTTCCCACCTCGGTATAGACGATCAAGCCCGCATCGACACCAGCGGCAATCGCTTCCCGCCGCTCTTTGCGGCTCAGCGGAAAAGTGCCGTCGGATATTTCCACGGCGTTGAACCCGGCTGCTTTGATCGAGTTCATGTAGGCCGTGGCCGAGGATTGGCGCAGGGCAATTTCAAAAAACGTTCCGCCGGGCATGATGTGCAGCCCGTGCTGGACGGCGAGTGTCAGTTTATGCCTCAGGAGTTCGTTTGAATAGAGCGCTGCCGTGCCAAAACCTAATTTGTATATGTCGAAATAAGAAGCCGCCAATTCCAGCAAATCGCGATAGGCGCCAAGTCCGACGCCTTTGTCGATGACCATGGTGAGTCCCTTGGTTCGCGGCTTTTCTCTGAGTTGCCCGGACGGGTTGACCCAACCCGCGGGCAAGGAGGGATGGTCGCAATCTAGCATAGGCTGTTTCCTCATTTCTTCTGGGCGTATGGTGCAGTGTATGCCCAGACCCGTGCATGAGTGAAGGGCATCGCCCGCAGATGGGCGGAGGGCGGCTGTCCAAAGAAGTGCTGAAACGGTGGGGTACAGGCATAGAGTGGCAAAGAGGGGGGACGAGGCGTATGTGGGAAAA
Proteins encoded:
- a CDS encoding phosphosulfolactate synthase; amino-acid sequence: MLDCDHPSLPAGWVNPSGQLREKPRTKGLTMVIDKGVGLGAYRDLLELAASYFDIYKLGFGTAALYSNELLRHKLTLAVQHGLHIMPGGTFFEIALRQSSATAYMNSIKAAGFNAVEISDGTFPLSRKERREAIAAGVDAGLIVYTEVGKKAADYRTELDELLETLQADLAAGASHVIVEARESGTVGIFDKNGCADCGFVREIASAAGEQASRLIWEAPQKEQQVSLICTLGSDVNLGNISYTDVLSVETLRRGLRGDTAAIMDAGRLSGCE